A genomic window from Salvia miltiorrhiza cultivar Shanhuang (shh) chromosome 5, IMPLAD_Smil_shh, whole genome shotgun sequence includes:
- the LOC131026460 gene encoding kinesin-like protein KIN-14Q isoform X2 has translation MEAGDESSPAKFNGHVALGFSLASPDLVCVGSPDFTNQRYEESPECLLGERVDVSLENGIEGSEMRTSFEAPAAKMEDLLAEASFELATMPLVEGDLMKPSTSSLGINVGSTRSVEFEGGLHFSEDSTFNGGYAVSTEDPVLGDVEGLSLYQTARCGEFSYHFQNLEAGNYVVDLHFAEIVFTAGPSGTRVFDVFLQGKKVVSCLDIYEKVGSHVPLVISDLQAYIDGGDGLSIRFEGVIGVPIVSGIFIRKHSCLGEVELSGELEFQYLPSSESLNEKENCSSEGEIVRLRMEYELQKKELSDTKKVLEELKTECNLKSRECQEACKSLKELQNELMRKSMHVGSLAFAIEGQVKEKGKWFSSLRDLTRKLKILKMEHIALSEEACLFKQYVVEMEGVKSTLQFTMNKHVQLHEDIKTKFLQEVKEKKELYNKVLELKGNIRVFCRCRPMNSYEIDGGASVAIDFEAARDGEITVKSNGVSKKTFKFDAVFSPEADQTHVFAETAPLATSVLDGYNVCIFAYGQTGTGKTFTMEGTNEARGVNFRTLEELFHIMEERKSTFRYEVTVSVLEVYNEQIRDLLVSDSQPSASSKRLEIKQVGEGGHHVPGIVEARVKNVSEVWEVLKTGSNGRAVGSTNANEHSSRSHCMHCVMVKGENVLNGECTRSKLWLVDLAGSERIAKTEVQGERLKETQNINRSLSALGDVISSLATRSPHIPFRNSKLTHLLQDSLGGDSKTLMFVQISPNENDLTETLCSLNFASRVRGIELGPAKKQMDKTELFKYKQMAEKLKQDMKTKDFQVRKLEDTNYGLEVKIKERDMKTRNLQEKIKELESQLMVERKLARQHVDSKIAEQMQQQRQEIKQQEEHRSELGKVPLTTTTQGAKSQVESKDQTNVSLSAEDDDFSFCPIPMDGLARNDIMDKENNPEMAQQLRPPKQTGRASACPTVQKIYATPSLRRHSLIPQPTLPGTPYKLPTSFLPLTPVQANKAEYGVEVAGLPEQIPCDSPKDQRNRSKKLSSALRRSLHKKINTKGSMQPPLRRVGVNVGMEKVRVSIGGRGKMGQRVLLGNARRAVKDVQQKQSHREKERGWNIGTTSARTLL, from the exons ATGGAGGCCGGAGATGAATCTAGCCCGGCCAAGTTTAACG GCCATGTAGCATTGGGCTTTTCGTTGGCGTCGCCTGATTTAGTATGCGTTGGATCACCTGATTTTACTAACCAAAGATATGAGGAATCGCCTGAATGTTTGTTGGGTGAAAGAGTTGATGTCTCTTTAGAAAATGGAATTGAGGGTTCTGAGATGAGGACCTCCTTTGAGGCCCCAGCTGCAAAGATGGAAGATTTGCTTGCTGAAGCTTCTTTTGAGCTTGCTACAATGCCATTAGTTGAAGGGGATTTGATGAAACCATCCACTTCTTCACTCGGCATTAATGTGGGATCTACGAGGAGTGTTGAGTTTGAAGGTGGGCTGCACTTCTCTGAGGATAGTACTTTCAATGGAGGCTATGCTGTAAGCACTGAAGATCCCGTACTTGGGGATGTCGAAGGCCTTAGTCTTTATCAGACTGCACGCTGTGGGGAGTTCTCTTATCATTTTCAGAACTTAGAGGCTGGAAATTACGTGGTTGATCTTCATTTTGCGGAGATAGTGTTTACTGCTGGCCCCTCAGGGACGAGGGTCTTTGATGTATTCTTACAAGGGAAGAAG GTTGTTTCGTGTTTGGATATCTATGAAAAGGTTGGTTCACATGTGCCCCTGGTGATATCTGATCTTCAAGCTTATATTGATGGTGGTGATGGATTATCCATTAGATTTGAAGGAGTAATTGGAGTCCCGATAGTCAGCGGCATTTTTATTAGGAAACATTCTT GTCTTGGTGAGGTTGAACTATCTGGAGAACTCGAATTTCAGTATTTGCCTTCTAGTGAATCGCTCAAT GAGAAAGAGAATTGCTCCTCTGAGGGAGAAATTGTTAGGCTTCGAATGGAATATGAATTACAGAAGAAGGAGCTCTCAGACACCAAGAAGGTTTTGGAGGAACTGAAGACGGAATGCAATCTCAAGAGTAGAGAATGCCAAGAAGCTTGTAAATCTTTGAAAGAACTTCAAAATGAGCTTATGCGAAAATCAATGCATGTTGGATCATTGG CTTTTGCAATTGAGGGCCAAGTCAAAGAAAAAGGCAAATGGTTTTCATCACTACGAGATTTGACAAGAAAATTGAAG ATTCTGAAGATGGAGCATATCGCGCTTTCAGAAGAAGCCTGTCTCTTCAAGCAGTATGTTGTGGAGATGGAGGGTGTCAAATCCACACTGCAATTTACAA TGAATAAGCACGTGCAACTACACGAAGATATCAAAACTAAGTTCCTCCAAGAAGTCAAGGAAAAGAAAGAACTATACAACAAAGTTCTGGAACTGAAAG GAAACATTAGAGTATTTTGCCGCTGTCGACCCATGAATTCCTACGAGATTGATGGAGGAGCTTCAGTGGCAATCGACTTTGAGGCTGCAAGGGATGGGGAGATAACTGTTAAGTCAAACGGGGTATCTAAAAAGACCTTTAAGTTTGATGCTGTCTTCAGTCCGGAAGCTGACCAAA CTCATGTTTTTGCGGAAACAGCCCCACTAGCAACTTCAGTTCTTGATGGATATAACGTCTGTATATTTGCTTATGGACAAACCGGAACTGGGAAGACTTTTACTATGGAGGGAACAAATGAAGCCCGTGGAGTTAACTTCAGAACACTTGAGGAGCTATTTCACATCATGGAGGAACGAAAGAGCACATTCCGATATGAAGTAACAGTGAGTGTATTGGAGGTTTATAATGAGCAGATAAGGGATTTACTAGTTTCGGATTCACAGCCCTCTGCGAGTTCAAAGAG GCTTGAGATCAAACAAGTAGGCGAGGGAGGACATCATGTTCCAGGAATAGTTGAAGCTCGAGTGAAAAATGTGAGTGAGGTCTGGGAAGTCCTTAAGACTGGCAGTAATGGAAGGGCAGTTGGATCAACTAATGCCAATGAGCACAGCAGCCGGTCACACTG CATGCACTGCGTAATGGTGAAGGGAGAGAATGTACTTAATGGAGAATGCACAAGAAGCAAGCTTTGGCTAGTGGACCTAGCAGGGAGTGAGAGAATAGCCAAGACAGAAGTGCAGGGAGAAAGATTGAAAGAAACTCAAAATATTAACAGATCACTTTCTGCACTTGGAGACGTGATATCTTCTCTTGCAACCAGAAGTCCGCACATCCCATTTAG GAATTCCAAACTCACCCACTTGCTCCAAGACTCTTTAG GAGGAGATTCCAAAACATTGATGTTTGTGCAGATCAGTCCCAACGAAAATGATCTGACTGAGACCCTCTGCTCTCTTAATTTTGCCAGCAGAGTTCGTGGAATTGAGTTAGGTCCTGCAAAGAAGCAAATGGACAAGACTGAACTATTCAAATACAAACAAATG GCTGAGAAACTCAAACAAGACATGAAGACAAAGGATTTTCAAGTTAGAAAATTGGAGGACACGAACTATGGTCTTGAGGTAAAGATAAAAGAGAGAGATATGAAAACccgaaaccttcaagaaaag ATCAAAGAATTGGAATCACAACTGATGGTGGAGAGAAAGCTAGCAAGGCAGCATGTGGACTCCAAAATAGCAGAGCAGATGCAGCAGCAGCGACAAGAAATTAAACAACAAGAGGAACATCGATCTGAACTAGGGAAAGTGCCTCTTACAACTACTACGCAGGGAGCCAAATCTCAAGTGGAAAGCAAAGACCAAACAAATGTTTCTCTGTCTGCTGAAGATGATGACTTCTCATTCTGTCCAATTCCCATGGATGGACTTGCCAGGAACGACATAATGGATAAAGAAAACAACCCTGAGATGGCTCAACAACTACGGCCTCCAAAGCAGACAGGCAGAGCGTCTGCCTGTCCAACTGTTCAAAAGATTTATGCCACACCAAGTCTACGACGACACTCTCTTATTCCTCAGCCAACTTTACCAGGAACACCTTATAAGCTACCTACCTCTTTCCTGCCACTGACTCCGGTTCAGGCCAATAAGGCTGAGTATGGAGTTGAAGTCGCGGGCTTGCCGGAACAGATACCTTGTGATAGTCCAAAAGATCAAAGAAATAGAAGCAAGAAACTGAGTAGTGCACTGAGAAGAAGCCTTCATAAGAAAATTAACACGAAGGGTTCAATGCAGCCACCCCTTCGTAGAGTTGGTGTTAATGTTGGTATGGAGAAGGTGAGAGTCTCGATTGGGGGCCGAGGGAAAATGGGCCAAAGAGTGCTTCTTGGTAATGCTAGAAGAGCAGTAAAGGATGTTCAGCAGAAGCAAAGCCacagagagaaagaaagaggatGGAATATTGGAACAACCTCAGCTAGGACTCTTCTATAG
- the LOC131026460 gene encoding kinesin-like protein KIN-14Q isoform X1, whose amino-acid sequence MADFEWNDPLLITDVSSLQHQDRSQLHSQTHCELPNFCSLESSIMEAGDESSPAKFNGHVALGFSLASPDLVCVGSPDFTNQRYEESPECLLGERVDVSLENGIEGSEMRTSFEAPAAKMEDLLAEASFELATMPLVEGDLMKPSTSSLGINVGSTRSVEFEGGLHFSEDSTFNGGYAVSTEDPVLGDVEGLSLYQTARCGEFSYHFQNLEAGNYVVDLHFAEIVFTAGPSGTRVFDVFLQGKKVVSCLDIYEKVGSHVPLVISDLQAYIDGGDGLSIRFEGVIGVPIVSGIFIRKHSCLGEVELSGELEFQYLPSSESLNEKENCSSEGEIVRLRMEYELQKKELSDTKKVLEELKTECNLKSRECQEACKSLKELQNELMRKSMHVGSLAFAIEGQVKEKGKWFSSLRDLTRKLKILKMEHIALSEEACLFKQYVVEMEGVKSTLQFTMNKHVQLHEDIKTKFLQEVKEKKELYNKVLELKGNIRVFCRCRPMNSYEIDGGASVAIDFEAARDGEITVKSNGVSKKTFKFDAVFSPEADQTHVFAETAPLATSVLDGYNVCIFAYGQTGTGKTFTMEGTNEARGVNFRTLEELFHIMEERKSTFRYEVTVSVLEVYNEQIRDLLVSDSQPSASSKRLEIKQVGEGGHHVPGIVEARVKNVSEVWEVLKTGSNGRAVGSTNANEHSSRSHCMHCVMVKGENVLNGECTRSKLWLVDLAGSERIAKTEVQGERLKETQNINRSLSALGDVISSLATRSPHIPFRNSKLTHLLQDSLGGDSKTLMFVQISPNENDLTETLCSLNFASRVRGIELGPAKKQMDKTELFKYKQMAEKLKQDMKTKDFQVRKLEDTNYGLEVKIKERDMKTRNLQEKIKELESQLMVERKLARQHVDSKIAEQMQQQRQEIKQQEEHRSELGKVPLTTTTQGAKSQVESKDQTNVSLSAEDDDFSFCPIPMDGLARNDIMDKENNPEMAQQLRPPKQTGRASACPTVQKIYATPSLRRHSLIPQPTLPGTPYKLPTSFLPLTPVQANKAEYGVEVAGLPEQIPCDSPKDQRNRSKKLSSALRRSLHKKINTKGSMQPPLRRVGVNVGMEKVRVSIGGRGKMGQRVLLGNARRAVKDVQQKQSHREKERGWNIGTTSARTLL is encoded by the exons ATGGCAGATTTCGAATGGAATGACCCACTTCTTATAACTGATGTTTCTTCCCTTCAACATCAAGATCGAAGTCAACTTCATAGTCAAACTCATT GCGAATTGCCGAATTTCTGCAGTTTGGAGAGTTCAATAATGGAGGCCGGAGATGAATCTAGCCCGGCCAAGTTTAACG GCCATGTAGCATTGGGCTTTTCGTTGGCGTCGCCTGATTTAGTATGCGTTGGATCACCTGATTTTACTAACCAAAGATATGAGGAATCGCCTGAATGTTTGTTGGGTGAAAGAGTTGATGTCTCTTTAGAAAATGGAATTGAGGGTTCTGAGATGAGGACCTCCTTTGAGGCCCCAGCTGCAAAGATGGAAGATTTGCTTGCTGAAGCTTCTTTTGAGCTTGCTACAATGCCATTAGTTGAAGGGGATTTGATGAAACCATCCACTTCTTCACTCGGCATTAATGTGGGATCTACGAGGAGTGTTGAGTTTGAAGGTGGGCTGCACTTCTCTGAGGATAGTACTTTCAATGGAGGCTATGCTGTAAGCACTGAAGATCCCGTACTTGGGGATGTCGAAGGCCTTAGTCTTTATCAGACTGCACGCTGTGGGGAGTTCTCTTATCATTTTCAGAACTTAGAGGCTGGAAATTACGTGGTTGATCTTCATTTTGCGGAGATAGTGTTTACTGCTGGCCCCTCAGGGACGAGGGTCTTTGATGTATTCTTACAAGGGAAGAAG GTTGTTTCGTGTTTGGATATCTATGAAAAGGTTGGTTCACATGTGCCCCTGGTGATATCTGATCTTCAAGCTTATATTGATGGTGGTGATGGATTATCCATTAGATTTGAAGGAGTAATTGGAGTCCCGATAGTCAGCGGCATTTTTATTAGGAAACATTCTT GTCTTGGTGAGGTTGAACTATCTGGAGAACTCGAATTTCAGTATTTGCCTTCTAGTGAATCGCTCAAT GAGAAAGAGAATTGCTCCTCTGAGGGAGAAATTGTTAGGCTTCGAATGGAATATGAATTACAGAAGAAGGAGCTCTCAGACACCAAGAAGGTTTTGGAGGAACTGAAGACGGAATGCAATCTCAAGAGTAGAGAATGCCAAGAAGCTTGTAAATCTTTGAAAGAACTTCAAAATGAGCTTATGCGAAAATCAATGCATGTTGGATCATTGG CTTTTGCAATTGAGGGCCAAGTCAAAGAAAAAGGCAAATGGTTTTCATCACTACGAGATTTGACAAGAAAATTGAAG ATTCTGAAGATGGAGCATATCGCGCTTTCAGAAGAAGCCTGTCTCTTCAAGCAGTATGTTGTGGAGATGGAGGGTGTCAAATCCACACTGCAATTTACAA TGAATAAGCACGTGCAACTACACGAAGATATCAAAACTAAGTTCCTCCAAGAAGTCAAGGAAAAGAAAGAACTATACAACAAAGTTCTGGAACTGAAAG GAAACATTAGAGTATTTTGCCGCTGTCGACCCATGAATTCCTACGAGATTGATGGAGGAGCTTCAGTGGCAATCGACTTTGAGGCTGCAAGGGATGGGGAGATAACTGTTAAGTCAAACGGGGTATCTAAAAAGACCTTTAAGTTTGATGCTGTCTTCAGTCCGGAAGCTGACCAAA CTCATGTTTTTGCGGAAACAGCCCCACTAGCAACTTCAGTTCTTGATGGATATAACGTCTGTATATTTGCTTATGGACAAACCGGAACTGGGAAGACTTTTACTATGGAGGGAACAAATGAAGCCCGTGGAGTTAACTTCAGAACACTTGAGGAGCTATTTCACATCATGGAGGAACGAAAGAGCACATTCCGATATGAAGTAACAGTGAGTGTATTGGAGGTTTATAATGAGCAGATAAGGGATTTACTAGTTTCGGATTCACAGCCCTCTGCGAGTTCAAAGAG GCTTGAGATCAAACAAGTAGGCGAGGGAGGACATCATGTTCCAGGAATAGTTGAAGCTCGAGTGAAAAATGTGAGTGAGGTCTGGGAAGTCCTTAAGACTGGCAGTAATGGAAGGGCAGTTGGATCAACTAATGCCAATGAGCACAGCAGCCGGTCACACTG CATGCACTGCGTAATGGTGAAGGGAGAGAATGTACTTAATGGAGAATGCACAAGAAGCAAGCTTTGGCTAGTGGACCTAGCAGGGAGTGAGAGAATAGCCAAGACAGAAGTGCAGGGAGAAAGATTGAAAGAAACTCAAAATATTAACAGATCACTTTCTGCACTTGGAGACGTGATATCTTCTCTTGCAACCAGAAGTCCGCACATCCCATTTAG GAATTCCAAACTCACCCACTTGCTCCAAGACTCTTTAG GAGGAGATTCCAAAACATTGATGTTTGTGCAGATCAGTCCCAACGAAAATGATCTGACTGAGACCCTCTGCTCTCTTAATTTTGCCAGCAGAGTTCGTGGAATTGAGTTAGGTCCTGCAAAGAAGCAAATGGACAAGACTGAACTATTCAAATACAAACAAATG GCTGAGAAACTCAAACAAGACATGAAGACAAAGGATTTTCAAGTTAGAAAATTGGAGGACACGAACTATGGTCTTGAGGTAAAGATAAAAGAGAGAGATATGAAAACccgaaaccttcaagaaaag ATCAAAGAATTGGAATCACAACTGATGGTGGAGAGAAAGCTAGCAAGGCAGCATGTGGACTCCAAAATAGCAGAGCAGATGCAGCAGCAGCGACAAGAAATTAAACAACAAGAGGAACATCGATCTGAACTAGGGAAAGTGCCTCTTACAACTACTACGCAGGGAGCCAAATCTCAAGTGGAAAGCAAAGACCAAACAAATGTTTCTCTGTCTGCTGAAGATGATGACTTCTCATTCTGTCCAATTCCCATGGATGGACTTGCCAGGAACGACATAATGGATAAAGAAAACAACCCTGAGATGGCTCAACAACTACGGCCTCCAAAGCAGACAGGCAGAGCGTCTGCCTGTCCAACTGTTCAAAAGATTTATGCCACACCAAGTCTACGACGACACTCTCTTATTCCTCAGCCAACTTTACCAGGAACACCTTATAAGCTACCTACCTCTTTCCTGCCACTGACTCCGGTTCAGGCCAATAAGGCTGAGTATGGAGTTGAAGTCGCGGGCTTGCCGGAACAGATACCTTGTGATAGTCCAAAAGATCAAAGAAATAGAAGCAAGAAACTGAGTAGTGCACTGAGAAGAAGCCTTCATAAGAAAATTAACACGAAGGGTTCAATGCAGCCACCCCTTCGTAGAGTTGGTGTTAATGTTGGTATGGAGAAGGTGAGAGTCTCGATTGGGGGCCGAGGGAAAATGGGCCAAAGAGTGCTTCTTGGTAATGCTAGAAGAGCAGTAAAGGATGTTCAGCAGAAGCAAAGCCacagagagaaagaaagaggatGGAATATTGGAACAACCTCAGCTAGGACTCTTCTATAG